The stretch of DNA CTGGTCCAGCTCACGGAGGGTTGGCCCGCAAGCGTCGTATTCGCGGGCATGGCCTTCGACAACCTCGACCTGTGCGATGTAGAGCATGCGCTCTCGGACCCACGCATGAAGCAGGATGCCTACAGCTACCTCGCCGAGCAGGTCTATGACCGGGAAGACCAGGCCACGAAGGCATTTCTCGACAGGACTTGCTGCCTCGACCATGTGACGCAGTCCTTGGCGCAGCGCCTCGGGAGCGATCGCGCCCATCATCATCTCCGCCACCTCGCGGCAAGGCACGTCTTCACCTTTGCCACGGAATCAGGTGGCCACCGTTATCACAACCTGTTCCGTGAGTTCTTGCGTCACAACTATATGCGAGAGCACGGTGAGTCGTCCTTCCGCGACCTCCAGCGCGAGTCGGCGGACGCGCTCGAGGCTACCGGCGATATCGAGCGCGCCGTCGAGTTGCTCTTGAACGCCAACGAACCCCTCCTCGCCCTCGAAGTCATTTCTCGCGGCGGCGATCCCGGCCTCGACAGCTGCCCCACCGACTCGCTGACATCGTGGCTGCAACGACTGCCTTGGCAGATGCAGCAAGACGAGCCTTGGGCCCGGCTGCTTTCCGCTCAAGTCCACGTGCGTGCGGGGCATCTCGAGGAGGCGCTCGCCGACGCCGACGCAGCAAGCCTGATATTCGCCTCCGCCGACGATTCATGGGGCTGCTATCACGCGCTCTCAGCCAAGGAGAGCGCGCTGTACTGGATTGGCGACCTCGAACGCGCGGCGGACGTCTGCACCGAGGCTCTAGCCCATGCAACGAGCGATGAACAGAAGTTCCACATGCTCCTCAGCTCAGCATCCGTTGCGCTGGACCAGAGGGACTGGGCGGCGATGAATGCAGCGTTCGATCAAGCTTCCGGGCTCCGCCCCGCCTGTTCCCGTCAGGAGCGCGTACGCGAGAAAGCGCTCCACTCACTGTCCGCCTACTATCAGGGGAACGCTACTCTCGCGCGGACGACGATGCCACACCTTGACGACGAAACCATCCCGCCACTGCTGAGCGCCACAAGCCTGAACTGCGAAGGCGTCCTCGACACCGCGCTTGCTCTCTATGACCGCGCCGAAGATGTTCTGCGCAACGCACAACACTTAGCCCAGCGCTTCTCACTTGGGCTGACCGCCCAGATGATCATGGACAACCTCGCCGCAGCGAAAGCCGCACAAGGGCACATGGCGGAGGGCATCGCCCTCGTGCAACAAGCCGTAGCACTGGGTCACGTCTCCAGTGCGGATCCGACCCTCACTGCATCCGCGCTGGCCACCGAAGCCACCATCCTGAGACGCGGAGAGCATCTTGAAGAAGCACATACTCGCTACACGGACGCCCTGCGGGTCATGTACAGACGGCCCGACCCCTACTTCAAGAGCCTCTGCATTGTGCAAATGTGCTATGTAGAGGCGCTGCTCGGTCAGCATGATGGAGCACGTCTGGAGAGCCTCGCGACTGACGCCAGTTCGGCGGGGTTTCAGTTCGTTTCCCATGCAGCTCGTCTGCTCTCGGCACTTCTTGCCGCCCGACACGACCCCCCCGAGGCCCAGCGACTCTTCGCCCAGACAATCCCCACACAGCTGCGACTCGGCCACATCGACTTCCTCGCACAAGAGTTGTGTCCAAAGCCGTCGGTCACGCTGTTGGCACTCGACTCACTCTCCGATCCTCGCGACCGTTCCGGACTGCTGGCCGCCCTGGCGCACCATTGGCAGTACGCAGTGTTCGTCGAGGCACTTGCAGAGAAAGACCCGCACTTACTCCCCGATGCAGTCGTCGCCGCCGAGATGCACTCGAGTGCGGAAGTCCTCGAGGAAGTTCGGCGGTTTGCTGACAGAAGAGACCATCCGGCATCTCGCCGCCCTTCCTCGCGGGCATCGTCCCAGACCAGGACTGAGGAGCCGGAAAACGACCTCGCTGATCTGACTCGACGAGAGCTCGAGGTTCTCGACCTCATCGCAGCAGGCATGCGCAATCCGGAGATCGCGCAACGCCTATTCCTCACCAACGCCACGGTGAAGTGCCACGTGAACCACATCTTCTACAAGCTGGGCGTAACGTCGCGCGTGCACGCCATTCTCAAGTATCAAGCGTCCGTGCGCCACGCTACACCCGCGGAGCATGCGGGTCTCAACCCGCAGACCGGCAAAGATCCAGCCTAGGTATGATTCCAGAACACGACCTCCAGCCTACGATGGCAACCGTCAATCGAAGTTGGAGGAAGGTACGATGGAACCATACGTCCCGGTAGTCCACATCGAGTCGGGTGCCATGAGTGAGCGCAAACGCACAGTTCTGGACATGCTTCGTGAGAGCGATGACTTCGTCTCCGGAGAAGCGATGAGCGAGTCTCTCGGGATCTCGCGCAACGCCATCCACAAGCACATCAATTCGCTGCGGCGACGCGGATTTCGAATCCTCGGGGTCTCTCGTCGCGGTTACAGGCTCCAGCAAGAACCTAGCTCACTCTCAATGACCGACGTGGCTCAACTCACTGAGCAGTGCTCGCTCGCAAGGTCCTTTCGCCATCATGATGAGATCGCGTCAACGAATGTCGAGGCGAGGAATCTGGCAATCGAAGGAGCGCCCGAAGGGACCGTCGTCGTCGCCGAATGTCAGTCTGCCGGCCGCGGACGCCTCGGCCGCCGGTGGGTGTCACCTGCGGGCAAGGGCCTCCTCTACTCCGTCATTCTGCGCCCCGACATGGCGATGGGCGACGTTCACCTCCTCACCCTCGTCGCCGCCGTCGCCACAGCGGAATGTCTCGAGCGAGCCGTGAACGTACCTGTGAGCATCAAGTGGCCCAACGATCTCTTCATTGGAGACAAGAAGGTTGCCGGCATCCTGATGGAGGTTGCCGGCGATCAGGACGACGTTGACTGGGTGGTCGTCGGCATCGGCGTGAACGTCAACACCGAATTCGTCGAACTCCCCGTCGTGCTTCGACGCTCCGCGACGTCGCTTCTCATGGCTGGAGGAGAGCCGGTAGACCGCAGCGACCTCCTCGCGTCGCTCCTTCTCGCCCTGGAGAAGCGTCTTGCGGGAGTTCTCGAAGAGGGATTCGACGGCGTGCTCAGTGCGTTTCGCAAGAGGGACTACCTGCTGAAGAGGCGTGTCAGCGTCGAGACACGCGAGGGAACTGTCACAGGCACAGCTTCGGGGATCGACGATCGGGGGGCACTCCTCTTGGAGTTGCCCGAGCGACGCATGCGTCGTTTCCACTCGGGCGACGTTACCGTTCGCCACTAAACGCTCTCGTACCCATCCCATCGAGGTGGCCGGCATGCAAGCCTTGACGCAATCCGCCCGATCCCAGTACATTGTCAACCGCTCAGTCCACAACGATAGGTTGACAAATGCTGGCGACAACCTCGACCCGCAACCTCGCGCAGGCAGCACTCTATACCGCCCTGATCGCACTCGGCGCCTTCATAACCGTACCGCTCGGCCCCGTGCCATTCACTCTGCAGCCGCTCTTCGTCCTGCTTGCAGGGCTCACGCTCGGGGCCAGACTCGGCGCGCTAAGTGCTGTCGCCTATATTGTCTTGGGCCTGGTGGCACCAGTCTACGCGGGAGGCACCTCCGGCATCGGGGTCCTCCTCGGCCCCACCGGCGGCTATCTCATCGGATTCGTCCTCGCTGCCGCGGTCGCCGGAGCACTTGGGAGCACACCCCGAGCAAGCACCATGCGTCGGGTATCGGCAGCGCTCGCCGGCTTGATCCCCCTCTACGTGCTCGGCGCCAGTTGGCTCGCTCTCAGCCTACAGGTTTCGGACTACAGAACGATTCTCGTCGGCGGCGTGCTCCAGTTCCTCCCGCTCGACGTTGTGAAGGCAGTCGCAGCCGGGGTTCTCGCTCAGGCAATGCTCACGTCGCGGCGGGCCGCTCATTCTGGGGCGTCAGACCACTCAGATCTGCGATCGGGCGACCCCGCAGACGCAGGTTGATGCGACCATACTCGAACTCCTCCATGAAGCCGGTCGCGCTGCCGTTGCGGTAGTCAAGGCCCTTGTCGCACAACACCCCGGCAAGTGTCTCCACGTACTTCGCATCGAAAGTCGTGCCCGCCGATGCGCGAAGCTCCCTCAGCGCCTCGAAGGAACTGAGGGCGGCACGATACGGCCGATCTGAGGTCATTGCATGGTACGCGTCAGCGACAGCGAGTATCTTGCTGAGCTCCGGAATCTTATCGCCGGTCACTCCGAGTGGGTAGCCGCTACCGTCGATCCGCTCGTGATGATAGAGAACGATGTCCGCAATACCCTGATAGGCAACAATATGCGAGAGCACTTCCGCGCCCTTTGCCGGATGTTGTCGAATCAGCGACCACTCATCCGCGGTCAGTGTGTGCTCCTTCCTGAGCACCGCATCCGGCACGCCTACCTTCCCCAAGTCATGCAGCAGTCCGGCGAAATGAATCGCGTTCCGTTCGTCGTCTGACAGTTTGAGACTGGTGGCCATATCGCGACAGTACATCGCAACAGCGGCAGAATGCTGCGCAGTGTACTGGTCCTTGCTATCGAGAAGAACGACCATCGCTGCCGCCAGCCCGATGTTCATCTCAAGGTACTTGTCGGTGAGTTCCTCTTGAATGGCGGCATGTTCCTTCTCGCGCACGAGGAGCTTGAACATGTACTGCGCCGCGAACAGGGGGACCACGAGAAGAGCCACAGCGAAACCGCCCGCTTTGGCGTAGACGGCGGCAACGGTCAAACCCAGCGCGGTTAGGATGACGAGCGAACGGGCGAAAGGCAGTGCTTCTGCCTGCCAGAGGGACTTCACTTCGGTGCCATAGCGAAGACGTGCACCCACTGCGACCAATGAGAGACTCGACAGTTCGTACGCGATGTTCGCGGCGGCACCCGCGAACAGGAGGCTCCAAGTGAGCACGCCGGGAGAAAAACCTATGGCCGCTTGGACGGCTGCAAACACGACCCATGCCACGAAAGCGGAACAAACCGCGTTCGCGAAGTTATACACGGTAAGACTAAGGCTCGCGTCGCGCCAACATCCCCATAGGCCGACGACAGCAGCGACCACCAGCGCTGGCCAGGCCCCAAGAAACATAACAGCAAGGACCGTGGGTAGATTGCTCGCCGCGATGGTTACTCGCCCCGAAACGGTGACGCTGAGCTCCTCCGAGACTACCGCAAGAACAGCGAGAATGAGCGCACCGACAAGAGCCTCCCGAGGAGACACCGCCACGGGAACGCCCAGAGCGTAGACGAAAGCAGCCGCGGAACACAGGGCGCCAAGGATGCCGACGCCGACTAACGTCTGAGGACGCTTCTCCAAGATACACAGCCCAGCCCGCTTGCGTAACGAGAAGTACTTCGGCGCAACGGCACGAGCACTTGAGTCCGACACCACGCCCAGAAGGTCCGCAGACCACACTCCACGTTGCCACATCGGGCTACCGAGGCAATTGATCACTCCTCCGCAAACCCAGAGGGGCGTCACACAGGGGTAAGCATCGGCCAGCTAGCGAAGCTTCCACGACTTGCGCATCAGACACCTCCTCGGATTCCACACTCGCACCCAGCACGCCGGAACGGCCGAAAGACGGGGGCGTGCAAGAACTGTCACCAGTTAGCGGAGCTTCCAGCTCTGACGCATCACACACCCCCTCAAGTCCCGAGGCCTTTGAGCCGATGAAATAGGGTTCACAATTCTTCGCCTCGGACACTACCAACCGCCTCGCCCGTCAGAGCACATGTCCAAAGTGGACAAAACGTGGAAAACACGGCTGGGCGACGTACGCCTTGGACAGCCGGAACCCGGGCGCCGCTGCAAGTGGAGTAGCATGGCCCCCTGGACTTGGGCGTCGATCGGAGCCATTAGGTACGGTCCGGAAGTAGTCGGAGAAGAATATGGCCCAGAAATGAGAGAAGGCCTGTGGGCGGAGGTAGCGACGAGCGACTTGCTGTCTTAGATTCTGATCTGTATGCAGGCAGCCAATCGCTGTCTCGTAATCGCAACTATCTCTTGCTTTGGATTGGTCAGTTCATCTCTCAGATGGGCGATCGGCTGGCCCTCGTCGCGTTTCCGTGGCTGATCTACACACGGACAGGATCCACGCTCGGCACGGGTGTCGTGCTCGCGCTGTACACGCTGCCCTACGTGCTCTTCGGTGCTTTCGCCGGCGTCGTCATTGACCGCGTCGACAAGCGAAACCTAATGATTGCCGCCGACGTGGTCCGCGCGGCGCTGATCGCTCTCGTACCCTTTGCCGCCGAGCTGTCACTGCCCAGCGTGTACGTGTTGAGCTTCCTCGTGGCTTCCGTCGGTGTCTTCTTCGAGCCCACGAAGTTGGCGATCATCCCGGAGATCGTCCCGAGAGGGCAGCTCATGCGCGCCAATTCACTACTTGCAACCGGCGACAACATTACCGAGATACTCGGCTATGGTCTCGCCGGCGCCATACTGGCCCTCATTCCGGTGACGGCTGCTTTTCGCCTCGATGCCGCGAGTTTTGTCGTCTCTGCGGCGGCGTTGCTGCTCATGCGCCGCAATTGGATCAAGCCGGTCGTGAGAGCCGGCAGCAGCAAGCTCATGCATGAACTGCAGGAGGGCGCGAGCTACGTGATCCGCCATCGCGGCCTTCTCGCGAATACGGTAATGGTGCTCGCGGCCGCAGCAGGGCTCGGTATCTCGTACCCCTTGACCTTCTTCCTTGCCGTACGTGTATTCGAGGGCGGCGCGCGGGCGTTTGGCTTCTTCGAAGCATCAATCGGAGTGGGCTTCTTGGTCGGATCTGTGTCTGTCGCCGTCTTCGCCCGACGTCTGCGCAAGGGGCTGGC from Thermoleophilia bacterium encodes:
- a CDS encoding LuxR C-terminal-related transcriptional regulator, whose protein sequence is MDAVDLRLKPVAAKLAPPRLENVVLRPETLSAIRRGCARRMSLVCAPAGYGKTTAIAAALSELKTAHVWYKLDALDRDPVVFAASLAAAFRQRHPGFGEELLERLRYAHQAPISVEQLGALFVSQCEDQISETTPVVLDDYHEAADSAELNALLDDIITNAPDALRFLVLSRYDPLFPTSKIRLANQVVTINADLLRFDVTQAGQVLQTLSAQRLTQEQLDRLVQLTEGWPASVVFAGMAFDNLDLCDVEHALSDPRMKQDAYSYLAEQVYDREDQATKAFLDRTCCLDHVTQSLAQRLGSDRAHHHLRHLAARHVFTFATESGGHRYHNLFREFLRHNYMREHGESSFRDLQRESADALEATGDIERAVELLLNANEPLLALEVISRGGDPGLDSCPTDSLTSWLQRLPWQMQQDEPWARLLSAQVHVRAGHLEEALADADAASLIFASADDSWGCYHALSAKESALYWIGDLERAADVCTEALAHATSDEQKFHMLLSSASVALDQRDWAAMNAAFDQASGLRPACSRQERVREKALHSLSAYYQGNATLARTTMPHLDDETIPPLLSATSLNCEGVLDTALALYDRAEDVLRNAQHLAQRFSLGLTAQMIMDNLAAAKAAQGHMAEGIALVQQAVALGHVSSADPTLTASALATEATILRRGEHLEEAHTRYTDALRVMYRRPDPYFKSLCIVQMCYVEALLGQHDGARLESLATDASSAGFQFVSHAARLLSALLAARHDPPEAQRLFAQTIPTQLRLGHIDFLAQELCPKPSVTLLALDSLSDPRDRSGLLAALAHHWQYAVFVEALAEKDPHLLPDAVVAAEMHSSAEVLEEVRRFADRRDHPASRRPSSRASSQTRTEEPENDLADLTRRELEVLDLIAAGMRNPEIAQRLFLTNATVKCHVNHIFYKLGVTSRVHAILKYQASVRHATPAEHAGLNPQTGKDPA
- a CDS encoding biotin--[acetyl-CoA-carboxylase] ligase; translated protein: MEPYVPVVHIESGAMSERKRTVLDMLRESDDFVSGEAMSESLGISRNAIHKHINSLRRRGFRILGVSRRGYRLQQEPSSLSMTDVAQLTEQCSLARSFRHHDEIASTNVEARNLAIEGAPEGTVVVAECQSAGRGRLGRRWVSPAGKGLLYSVILRPDMAMGDVHLLTLVAAVATAECLERAVNVPVSIKWPNDLFIGDKKVAGILMEVAGDQDDVDWVVVGIGVNVNTEFVELPVVLRRSATSLLMAGGEPVDRSDLLASLLLALEKRLAGVLEEGFDGVLSAFRKRDYLLKRRVSVETREGTVTGTASGIDDRGALLLELPERRMRRFHSGDVTVRH
- a CDS encoding biotin transporter BioY, producing MLATTSTRNLAQAALYTALIALGAFITVPLGPVPFTLQPLFVLLAGLTLGARLGALSAVAYIVLGLVAPVYAGGTSGIGVLLGPTGGYLIGFVLAAAVAGALGSTPRASTMRRVSAALAGLIPLYVLGASWLALSLQVSDYRTILVGGVLQFLPLDVVKAVAAGVLAQAMLTSRRAAHSGASDHSDLRSGDPADAG
- a CDS encoding HD-GYP domain-containing protein, translated to MVSDSSARAVAPKYFSLRKRAGLCILEKRPQTLVGVGILGALCSAAAFVYALGVPVAVSPREALVGALILAVLAVVSEELSVTVSGRVTIAASNLPTVLAVMFLGAWPALVVAAVVGLWGCWRDASLSLTVYNFANAVCSAFVAWVVFAAVQAAIGFSPGVLTWSLLFAGAAANIAYELSSLSLVAVGARLRYGTEVKSLWQAEALPFARSLVILTALGLTVAAVYAKAGGFAVALLVVPLFAAQYMFKLLVREKEHAAIQEELTDKYLEMNIGLAAAMVVLLDSKDQYTAQHSAAVAMYCRDMATSLKLSDDERNAIHFAGLLHDLGKVGVPDAVLRKEHTLTADEWSLIRQHPAKGAEVLSHIVAYQGIADIVLYHHERIDGSGYPLGVTGDKIPELSKILAVADAYHAMTSDRPYRAALSSFEALRELRASAGTTFDAKYVETLAGVLCDKGLDYRNGSATGFMEEFEYGRINLRLRGRPIADLSGLTPQNERPAAT
- a CDS encoding MFS transporter; the protein is MGGGSDERLAVLDSDLYAGSQSLSRNRNYLLLWIGQFISQMGDRLALVAFPWLIYTRTGSTLGTGVVLALYTLPYVLFGAFAGVVIDRVDKRNLMIAADVVRAALIALVPFAAELSLPSVYVLSFLVASVGVFFEPTKLAIIPEIVPRGQLMRANSLLATGDNITEILGYGLAGAILALIPVTAAFRLDAASFVVSAAALLLMRRNWIKPVVRAGSSKLMHELQEGASYVIRHRGLLANTVMVLAAAAGLGISYPLTFFLAVRVFEGGARAFGFFEASIGVGFLVGSVSVAVFARRLRKGLAMTIGLIGMGAGIGAVAAAPSVPVALIPMAAVGVANAVVLIAVDTYVQEVVPETIAGRVWGVRFALTQGTYALAVLAGGALASIIDTRALFVAAGLMVAVPGLIALLSRSVREA